A region from the Triticum aestivum cultivar Chinese Spring chromosome 3D, IWGSC CS RefSeq v2.1, whole genome shotgun sequence genome encodes:
- the LOC123078582 gene encoding phospholipase A1 PLIP1, chloroplastic, with protein MVASIAGAAASSSAHAHAAGRRAKREPVHMHAGIRRSRSEPHLRCSRRGGAAGASLTTSRSIGVFPFQFGAAPLPDGVGGGDYRLLTVCAGETDPDPDPEMPQVRTPEDHWLDRLLELRSRFHDPTKRFFTDNDNLFEEEDDDDYHEDGGCGVNYDEEHTAAEADDMWDRESFVKLLARAPPGDARLFAQLAFLCNMAYVIPEIKRAELRKHYGLELVTSSVQKKAEANAVSAEVDGDSTRPPGDAQQYEVAAEPQPRRPVRRSNHLAYEVAASAASYVQARARGLLSLRGHQHPPAGEEDRLYNSGMAAYVAASTVTAVVAAEDEARQEAARDLRSPLSSPCQWFVCDEADMRTRCFVIQGSDSVASWQANLLFEPTAFEDTGVLVHRGIYEAAKGIYEQLMPEIVEHLRAHKEGARLRFTGHSLGGSLALLVSLMLVARGVVGPESLLPVVTFGAPSVFCGGQRVLEALGVGEGHVRAVAMHRDIVPRAFSCRYPGHAVAVLKRLNGALRTHPCLNSQKVLYTPMGTTYILQPDGKASPHHPFLPEGAALFRVSSPEERTEPSGSGRAVVASALRAFLNSPHPLETLSDLSAYGSEGAILRDHESGNYFRALYALTKVAPLRRKQPEIVWRLPGVERLQQYWWPGVAGTVVPRPVAVRSKELVSEA; from the exons ATGGTGGCGAGCATtgccggggcggcggcgtcgtcgtccgCGCACGCGCATGCGGCTGGGCGGCGGGCCAAGAGGGAGCCGGTCCACATGCACGCCGGCATCCGGCGGTCGCGCTCCGAGCCGCACCTCCGCTGCTCCCGCCGCGGCGGGGCCGCGGGCGCGTCGCTCACCACCAGCCGCTCCATCGGCGTCTTCCCCTTCCAGTTCGGCGCCGCGCCGCTCCccgacggcgtcggcggcggcgactacCGGCTCCTCACCGTGTGCGCCGGCGAGACCGACCCGGACCCGGACCCGGAAATGCCGCAGGTCAGGACGCCCGAGGACCACTGGCTGGACCGGCTCCTGGAGCTGCGCTCCCGCTTCCACGACCCCACCAAGCGCTTCTTCACCGACAACGACAACCtcttcgaggaggaggacgacgacgactacCACGAGGACGGCGGCTGCGGCGTGAACTACgatgaggagcacaccgcggccgaggccgatgacatgtgggaccgcgaGTCCTTCGTCAAGCTGCTGGCGCGGGCCCCGCCGGGCGATGCCCGGCTGTTCGCGCAGCTGGCCTTCCTCTGCAACATGGCCTACGTCATCCCGGAGATCAAG AGGGCTGAGCTGAGGAAACACTACGGACTCGAACTGGTGACGTCGTCGGTACAGAAGAAGGCCGAGGCCAACGCCGTGAGCGCTGAGGTGGACGGCGACTCCACCCGGCCGCCGGGCGACGCGCAGCAGTACGAGGTGGCTGCGGAGCCGCAGCCGCGGCGGCCGGTCCGCCGCTCCAACCACCTGGCCTACGAGGTGGCCGCGTCGGCCGCGTCCTACGTCCAAGCGCGGGCCCGCGGCCTGCTCTCGCTCCGCGGGCACCAGCACCCGCCGGCAGGGGAAGAAGACCGGCTGTACAACTCCGGCATGGCGGCCTACGTTGCCGCTTCCACGGTGACGGCGGTGGTGGCCGCCGAGGACGAGGCGCGGCAAGAGGCTGCGCGTGACCTGCGGTCGCCGCTGTCCTCGCCGTGCCAGTGGTTCGTCTGCGACGAGGCCGACATGCGCACCCGCTGCTTCGTCATCCAGGGCTCCGACTCGGTCGCGTCCTGGCAAGCCAACCTCCTCTTCGAGCCCACCGCATTCGAGGACACCGGCGTTCTCGTGCACCGCGGCATCTATGAGGCGGCCAAGGGCATCTACGAGCAGCTTATGCCGGAGATCGTGGAGCACCTGAGGGCGCACAAGGAGGGCGCTCGCCTGCGGTTCACGGGGCACTCGCTCGGCGGCAGTCTGGCGCTGCTTGTGAGTCTGATGCTGGTGGCGCGCGGGGTGGTCGGCCCGGAGTCGCTGCTCCCCGTGGTCACCTTCGGCGCGCCGTCGGTGTTCTGCGGCGGACAGCGCGTGCTGGAGGCGCTCGGCGTCGGCGAGGGCCATGTCCGCGCCGTGGCGATGCACCGGGACATCGTGCCGAGGGCATTCTCGTGCCGGTACCCCGGCCACGCCGTCGCCGTGCTCAAGCGGCTCAACGGCGCGCTGCGCACGCACCCCTGCCTCAACAGCCAGAAGGTGCTGTACACGCCGATGGGCACGACGTACATCCTGCAGCCAGACGGCAAGGCGTCGCCGCACCACCCGTTCCTGCCGGAGGGCGCGGCGCTGTTCCGGGTGTCCAGCCCGGAGGAGCGCACGGAGCCGTCGGGGTCGGGGAGGGCCGTGGTGGCCAGCGCCCTGCGCGCGTTCCTCAACTCGCCGCACCCGCTGGAGACGCTGAGCGACCTGTCGGCCTACGGGTCCGAGGGCGCCATCCTCCGGGACCACGAGTCCGGCAACTACTTCCGGGCGCTCTACGCGCTCACCAAGGTGGCGCCGCTTCGGCGGAAGCAGCCGGAGATCGTGTGGAGGCTTCCCGGCGTGGAGCGGCTGCAGCAGTACTGGTGGCCGGGGGTGGCGGGCACCGTGGTCCCGAGGCCGGTGGCCGTCCGCAGCAaggagctggtatccgaagcctga